Sequence from the Nasonia vitripennis strain AsymCx chromosome 5, Nvit_psr_1.1, whole genome shotgun sequence genome:
AGGTATCAGTCAGCCCTTGCCATGACAACCTCAAAGGACTTGAATGTCGCGAGAAAAGCGCTGGTCGTTTCGTTGGGCGAAAATTCCAAAGTGTACTTTGACAAAATGAAGCTGTGGTTTCAAATGAAGACGACGAAAGAGGAGTTCGACAAAGAAGCCCGGAGTATCATGTCAGAGGACCAAGTGCATCTGCACAACGAGTTTCTCCTTTGCCTGTTCAACAAAGTTCGCGGACTCGTTGTGTCGGCTCCACCGAGGATAACCAAAGTGAACAGTGCACAGAGCAATGCGCAGAATTTGAAGGAGAAACGCCTGCGTTTGAAACGAAAGTACAAATCAGACAAATCGAATTTCGAGCCTGCAGATGTGTACGCAGAAGTCTTGAGTCAGGCGTCTTCACCGGTGGGCGACGAGCCCATAGGTGCAAACCGATCCAGTGCACAGGAGCTGGTGCTGCCTGACCGTACCTTTGTTTTGGCCAGACTCATGCTGGCTGCCTGGGAGAATAATATGGATGGAGCTGAAGATAACACTGCGCATATTATAATTGCAGCAACTCAAGTATTTCTGAAGAACATTTTGACAGCCATGATTACACGAAGAAAGGGATTCCGCATTCGAGACGAGTCTTTTATATACAACATTGGTGAGACGGTACCAAGCTCGTGGAAGAGGAATACGTCGTCTATCATCAGAGAAGAGAAGTTCACAAATCCGACGATCGTTGTGGAACCTGCTGGGCAAATGCCTAATCCAAAGATGTGCATAGAAGACGCTGAACAAGCCACGGCTTTTGCTCTGGCCTGCTCAACACAGACTTTAGTGTCGGTTCCTCCTTGCATTAGTATTGCTGACTTGCAACAAACGTTAAAGATTCAAAAGAACCTTGTGAACAACCACACAGTATATGCAACCAATAAAGAAAGACTGTTTACTTATAATACGCACTCAACAAGAGAAGACTTGGAAGCTCAGAAACTTTTGACATAGTTATGAATTATATATTTCTAAGATATGTAAACAAAAAgctattcatttttttttaataaatcgttatttttttaagagtaTGCAAATTGCTTTTGATTAGAAACCTTGTAACCAcctattttcaacaatttgatttgcttttatttgatttaaaatatttttacgtaATTAAAATAGTAATGGAACAGAGGGTAACAAATATGCAAACAGAGATAtattaaacatattttattttttatacatattcaAAAAATTGTAGGTACATTTCATCAGTATAGATATTTACAGAAAGTTCAGCAACGCTGATcttattttgtttcttttaaTGTAATGAAATAGTATCAATATGCCATTTGAAGTGTAATTTCGACATTGAACTAGTATATCTAATAATTTGCAATTAATAACacataaaaagagaaaaaataaatttttctattacaaaaatataataattttaataaaatattttcactgAAATGACTTTTgaacgtatatgtatatgtttgACTATATAAGCCAGACACAAGCAGCAAATCCAAGAATCCCAAATTTTACTGCAGAGAAGaggtgaaaaaatatttgcctttttcaaaatataatcaCATGcatcttcattttttatagTTTAAAATGTAGAAATTTTATCTCGTAGTAAATTAAGTCGTCTAGAGAAGTAATTGTCATTACACATTGATTCACTTTAATTTATCACTAGTAGTTAAAGTTAAAGTATAACATTAGTTTCATAAATGACTGTTCTCACTGGCAAAATTATGCATGATTAGAGCGAGCTTGATCAGTCTCAGTTCGTTTGCTGCTCTTACTCTTCTTAGACCGATATTCCTCCCATTTCCTGTGATTTAAGACCTGAAAATCTTCTAGAGGAGCAATTGCCTCCAGATACTTTGACAGCTTGAGCAATTCCCTGTCCTTATCTCTATTTAGATGAGCCTGTCTGAATGCTCTTATACGTAATCCTGACTGTGGATTCATGATGAAATTTcttctaatatcatcaaacaTAATGGTATTCTTAGCAGAAAATTGCTTGTATTTTCCCCAAATGATTCCCAGAGGTTTCACATCTACAACACCGTACTTTGGCGTGTGAACTGAAATCATGGCTAGAGAGTCTAAATGAAAGGCAATCTTATAGTCCGGATGATTTGATACTCCCAAGAGTCTCATCTTTTCGTTGATCCACTTCATGCTCGTGGCAGACCAAATTACAATGTCGTAATTCCTGTAGGCGCTTGTCAAGAATTCATGCAAGTATGGTCTCATCAGTTGGAGTCCAGTCTCAGCCACTGATCTGTGATCGAACAGAGTATAGTCGATATCAAGAACGAGCAATTTCTTGCCCTCCCTCAATGGGTTTAATTCTTGAATTTTGTAAGTCTCGATTCTTTTTTGAATCTTAGCAAGGTAGATTTCAGCCTTTTCAATCTCAACCTCCTCTTCTTCGATATCCAAGTCATTTATCACATCGGGCATGTTTTCTGGTGCTTGGCTCACTTCGGCGATATCCTCTTCTCGCGAGCCCATCATCATCAGTTTGAATCCAGGCTTCAATGCCAGTTCGCTTATGACATCGGTTTCCTGAACTGGTTTACCTGCAGATCAACAATAATATTGTTAATAGTAAGAAGTCAAATCAATCAAAAGCAGACGAGTAGCAAAATTGAAAAGCAAGCAAATCATGAATTTCTCAGTATATAATACTGAGCATCCGCAGAAACAGCAGTAAAAATGTACAAATGGAATAAAGTATATGTGGTTGGTGTTTGTTTATAAGAAGATAAAAATCCAACCTCTAAACTTGAGGTTGAGGAGTTTTTGTCTCTCCGGTCTGACGCCGGTCATTTTGTGAATTTTCTCTTTCAGCGAGAGAACTGTGTCGTTTTCCCCGATGTCCGTGATGGGATACTCCTCGCCGCTCCATTTCACCGTGATCTGCACTTCGTTTTCCATTTCGATTCAATTTTCGCACTCTCTGATGACAGACAAACAGATgaacctatatatatacatgtgtaGAAAAAGAGCGAACTGCGAAGACGCTTTGTCGGAGCTGCGGAACCTGTACAGTGCGGTATAGTGTATGCTGTGAGCTCTATTGTTTCTCCTGTGTGATAGCTCCATTTAGGGATGgcgatattttataaaatatcgaTACTTGCATACCGATAATATCAGTAGAGCAAATAtcgatataaaaaataattttaataaatactttattattaattctcAAAATAATTGGTAAGGGTCACACTAGCGCCAAATCGCCGTGCTAAATCAAATGAGGATTCGCCTGGTGGCGTAAAttggaatataaataattaaggcGAATTATATACACTGCTCTTATAGTCTTAtgggagattttataaaaacaagtaTTTACATCACTATACACATGCACATACATTTATGATAAATTTCCTTATATTCTTACCCTGATAGCacagaacggttaaaaaacgtttaaaaagcgtttaaaaaaataccgGAAAACGTTTTTCAGAATTAGttgaaaatatgtttaaatgaCGTtcataaaacgtgaaaaatgtCCGCATCTTAGATTCGTTATTATAGAATTGGTTTtaaaaaacgtaattttaacGTAAAAAATACGTAGGATAAACGTTGCAAATACAGTAgataaacgtttttttttaagtagtATTAAAcgcttttttttaacaaaaaaggAAGCCATACAGAGGTTTAATTATACGTTTTCGTATCGTTAataaaacgtttatttttaaacgcttATCTGACGTTTTTATAACGTTATAGCAATTTATCaagccgaaaaatgctttttataaaaaaacgtttttaaaacatgaaagggatgtttaataaatgttttattctacaccaaaaataaacgtttttaaaacatCGTGATCagagtttatagatttttatttagaggtttgttacaaacaattataTTCATATTGAATATTTAGCTTTTTTAAGATTAACTTAGATTAACAAACTTAGATTAACAATTATATTCATATTGAATATTTAGTATCTTAAAACTATATTTCGTTATATTTCATCTTATGAGTCCTCTTCATCATATGAGTCATCTTCGCTTAAAATCGGGTCAACTTtgctacaaaaaataatacataatttaaggtaatatatattatatatttaataattaatattctttATTGAACCCCTAACCTTCGTTTTCTTGattttctttcgttttttCCTTTATTCTCGAGGTTTTCGTTCTTTTCttgttctctttttttcgcttcaCTTTCCAGCCTAGTAAAACAAATATCcgtataaaataattgtagattatataatttaattaaaaaatgaagatattatGATgacaaaaatgtaaaattttaaaattattcccATTGAATGTTTACCTTGCGTCTATTCTTCCTTTACTTGATTTTAGCCAATTGCCAACGGCTGTTCGAATGTCcttcactttatttttcacaGTGCATTTCATAGCAGCagctaaaattaataaaagttatgTAAAtaagaagataaaaaaatagaattttattgatttaaactAAAATTTACCCTCTAAAATATGGTAGAACGGTTTGTCATcaaatctctctttctctaacTGGCCTTTTAGACTATATAAAACTCCTACGTTATCAGTTATAATTAATCTGAGGATGTTACGCGCAATTGCAGCACCATCATTTTCGCCTAGTGACTCGAAGTATTTTTTCTACAATAAatacaagtaaaaaattaattactttaTGTATACTTGTAAATATTTCGTATAATTAAAGGGAACGATTATCTAAACATTCTAATTTATAATCAGAGATagcatttcacaaaaaaaaatataattagtaAATCGTAGATGCTAAAATAACGATTCgtacataaaattaaaacgtacAATAGAAAATGAGTAATTTGTTTTAAACAtgcttatttttaattcaaaatgaAACGTAAAATAATACTTACAAATCTCATTCTGAATTCATTGTCGGTCTTCAAATGATTGTTGAATACATCAAACTGTGCCTTTGAGCGCAAAGGAAATTTCTCTTTGATCAGTATTCCTATATCAAATAATTCATTTGTTTTCTCCTCAAAGCGCGTAGTCTTCGTACCTtcgttaactttttttctgaTCTGATTTGTTAGAATCGTCTGCATCAGCACTGAAAAGTGATAAATTTTTGAAGCTAgctatgtaaaaataatttattacactGACCGTTAATGGAAACTTTGAATATTTAGAACGTCAGCCATAACACTTGTCATGTATCTGTTATATGAGAAGCTTTGAcgttaaaaatattcaaactttCCATTAACAGACAGACGTACAGACATCGTATCTTCCAAAAGgttgtattaataaaattaagtttaCTTACATATTGAATGAACGATTAAGTCCCTGTCAGACAAACTATTGATTTGAGCCACTGTTAGTATCcctaaaatatgtataagaatctgttagtaaaattaaattttttttaatgatcaTTCAAACAAGTCTTGATTTACACACCACTTTTGTCAAATGCTGCAATTTTCTTGCTCGGAGTTTTTTCTTTACTATTTGTATTTGAATCCTTGCCTGAATCGAAAAGTATATGTATTCTTATTTAATTGCCTGTACTGTTCAGAATATAAGACTATGAAAATTCTGCAATTTTCATAGCCTTCTTTCtgtaatgtgtgtgtgtgtgtgttactTACTAATAGTAGTACTTGCAGATGTACGGGGTACAGGATTTCCGTttgcattctttttttttaaatttgatccTGACGACTGCTTTTTACGTTGATTGAGGGAGTATCTACTTGAATAATCTGCatataagtaataaaaattaattttttaacataaatatcAATGTAATCTATAATAACAAtgaattcatttaaaattttattaaaaaatggagattgatatttttacgcagcatcaaaaattaaactttttcaaactttaatatgaattattaaatgaaatagaAGATGACCCAGAATTATGTTAATTGACggaaataattacaatttttaagaCGTATTTACCTTTTCTTTGCTCATCTTCTGAAAAATCTACTTCCTGCCCATCATTAACATCGCTGAACGTCGATTGATTTTTCGACAAATTCGGATCGTTACTTAAGACGTCTAGTGCCGATGAGAAGCCACCGACTCCAAGTGTAGCATAATCTTGCTTATCGCCTTCATTATTTCCTTTAGGTGCTTGCACATCATCATCTAgtcaaattcataaattttattattttttatacacaaaattaaattcataatGATCGCATTAATGAATTTTTAGTAGAATCATTTCGTTACTTGGccgaataaaaatatgtaaaagaATTGATGTACAATTCCAAAAATGATATTTACAATccctattgaaaaatctcacgtgagatctcacatgagatctcaggtgagatctcatgaCAAAATCTCATGTAACCAATTTTGTGTTATAATCACCTTTTTAACCATTCTTAGTCGATTGgtaacattttttgaaaaatttgaacttggaaaatttttggaaagtCGGACTCTATTTTTCTAAGTCcaattttgtgaaaaattttctaagtccaaatttttaaaaaaatgttaccaaTCGACTAAGAATGGTTAAAAAGGTgattataatacaaaattgGTTACATGAGATTTTGtcatgagatctcacctgagatctcatgtgagatctcatgtgagatttttcaatagggATAAAGatctataataattaataacagAACATTATGAAACATTTAAAGTAATAACTGTTTAAATTTTTAGACAATTTATACcgaaaaagacaaaaaaaaatatatttaaagcGATCatctaattataatttatctaGCGATTTAGCATTGTGgctattattaaattaaattgcgCTACTTACTAATAATAGTACTTGCAGATGTAATCGGTGCAGGATTTTTGAGATTTACATTGTCTCTTGCCGAACTGGCCGTAGAGCCTCTATCTGTACTCTCGTTCTTCCGGTCAGAGAtgcttaattttaatttttcgatatTTACATTACTCTGCTGAATCTTTTTAACTTTGACTAGATGGGATTGAAACTCTTTTGATGGTGTTATCGGGAAAATTAGAGTACCTGCTAAATTTGTGATTTGACATTGATTGTTTTTAAACTAGATATTATACTTTAACTATATATTtaccattattttttttcggtactgtccatttcttttttttcctgctaTTTTCATTATGATCGACATTACTCTCTATGTCGGAATTTGATCCTGCCGACTGCTCTGTAGGTTTATTGGAAGGTCCAGTATCATCATGTGCAGCTTGTGACATGTCGTCTTCTTCACTTACGGCGTCTAATGCCGATAAGAAATTATGAACTCCTGCTCCAACATGCCCTTGCTTCTCGCTTTCATTAGCTTTTTTATCTACTTCAGCATCTGCTgaaatttaagaattttattaatttattcaaaggCATAGGCTTCAATTTTGTACATCTTGTGTACGCAAAATGAAATgcataattgatagcaatcataaattttttgtagaaCAGATTTCTTCATTTCATCGAATACAAATGTGTCAGTTTTTACGTCTGTATTTTCAAgtgatatttcaataaaatttataaccgAATATTATGAAACTTTTATAGTAATTATAGATAGcttgttataaaatttatagcgAAAAAATCCGCGAAAAATAGTAAAACATTTGTGTAAGTTttgtagtaaatcttttttaaattatcaacatttattttaattgaattgtgtataACCAATGCTCTGGTTTCTCTATAAACTGATATTTAATTTACCTTGTTTCTTTGACTCTTGTTCATCTTCGTCAGATTCCTGTGCGGGTTCATGTGCATTATCTTCCTCCTGTTTGATATCTTCTACATTATCCTTTTGTTGTGTATCTATTCAATAACAagatttatgaatttatggtgattaaaaaaattttttttttaaaatgacgctaatatatttatttttttttaaatgtcctTATTTTTACagtgatatactttttttcaagataGAGTAATATATGAATCATCATGACTTTAGTAATAAGAGCAATGCATTCAAATTTCTATATTCTATTCGATATTATtgtagttaaaaattttaaaaatattgtcaaTTTACCAATTAACATTTGCTTTGGTGGAGTTGGCACATCGTGCAAGGATGCTATAGTTGAAAATGGTGTTGAAATTTCATCCtgtttgatattttttctgcTGCTTGTCTCCAATTCGTCATCGCCATTATCATCGGAAGACTCTAGCGCCCTTCTTTTAAGGTTTTTGCGATTTTTTGGATCTACAAGTTTCTCGTATTCGCCATTTAA
This genomic interval carries:
- the LOC116417562 gene encoding uncharacterized protein LOC116417562 isoform X3; protein product: MPTDCRVGSSLPTKMDDENCFNDQGTWYVVVFAENGEEKESVEAIPDFWILNNGEDAMWPPWTNDRKTIRAIASRKSPEDSWSICKLKKVYRDSVCDTYGEAAKKAEFAEDTSDLNGEYEKLVDPKNRKNLKRRALESSDDNGDDELETSSRKNIKQDEISTPFSTIASLHDVPTPPKQMLIDTQQKDNVEDIKQEEDNAHEPAQESDEDEQESKKQDAEVDKKANESEKQGHVGAGVHNFLSALDAVSEEDDMSQAAHDDTGPSNKPTEQSAGSNSDIESNVDHNENSRKKKKWTVPKKNNAGTLIFPITPSKEFQSHLVKVKKIQQSNVNIEKLKLSISDRKNESTDRGSTASSARDNVNLKNPAPITSASTIINDDVQAPKGNNEGDKQDYATLGVGGFSSALDVLSNDPNLSKNQSTFSDVNDGQEVDFSEDEQRKDYSSRYSLNQRKKQSSGSNLKKKNANGNPVPRTSASTTISKDSNTNSKEKTPSKKIAAFDKSGILTVAQINSLSDRDLIVHSILLMQTILTNQIRKKVNEGTKTTRFEEKTNELFDIGILIKEKFPLRSKAQFDVFNNHLKTDNEFRMRFKKYFESLGENDGAAIARNILRLIITDNVGVLYSLKGQLEKERFDDKPFYHILEAAAMKCTVKNKVKDIRTAVGNWLKSSKGRIDARLESEAKKREQEKNENLENKGKNERKSRKRSKVDPILSEDDSYDEEDS
- the LOC100114521 gene encoding ubiquitin-like domain-containing CTD phosphatase 1, with the translated sequence MENEVQITVKWSGEEYPITDIGENDTVLSLKEKIHKMTGVRPERQKLLNLKFRGKPVQETDVISELALKPGFKLMMMGSREEDIAEVSQAPENMPDVINDLDIEEEEVEIEKAEIYLAKIQKRIETYKIQELNPLREGKKLLVLDIDYTLFDHRSVAETGLQLMRPYLHEFLTSAYRNYDIVIWSATSMKWINEKMRLLGVSNHPDYKIAFHLDSLAMISVHTPKYGVVDVKPLGIIWGKYKQFSAKNTIMFDDIRRNFIMNPQSGLRIRAFRQAHLNRDKDRELLKLSKYLEAIAPLEDFQVLNHRKWEEYRSKKSKSSKRTETDQARSNHA
- the LOC116417562 gene encoding uncharacterized protein LOC116417562 isoform X4; the protein is MPTDCRVGSSLPTKMDDENCFNDQGTWYVVVFAENGEEKESVEAIPDFWILNNGEDAMWPPWTNDRKTIRAIASRKSPEDSWSICKLKKVYRDSVCDTYGEAAKKAEFAEDTSDLNGEYEKLVDPKNRKNLKRRALESSDDNGDDELETSSRKNIKQDEISTPFSTIASLHDVPTPPKQMLIDTQQKDNVEDIKQEEDNAHEPAQESDEDEQESKKQDAEVDKKANESEKQGHVGAGVHNFLSALDAVSEEDDMSQAAHDDTGPSNKPTEQSAGSNSDIESNVDHNENSRKKKKWTVPKKNNGTLIFPITPSKEFQSHLVKVKKIQQSNVNIEKLKLSISDRKNESTDRGSTASSARDNVNLKNPAPITSASTIINDDVQAPKGNNEGDKQDYATLGVGGFSSALDVLSNDPNLSKNQSTFSDVNDGQEVDFSEDEQRKDYSSRYSLNQRKKQSSGSNLKKKNANGNPVPRTSASTTISKDSNTNSKEKTPSKKIAAFDKSGILTVAQINSLSDRDLIVHSILLMQTILTNQIRKKVNEGTKTTRFEEKTNELFDIGILIKEKFPLRSKAQFDVFNNHLKTDNEFRMRFKKYFESLGENDGAAIARNILRLIITDNVGVLYSLKGQLEKERFDDKPFYHILEAAAMKCTVKNKVKDIRTAVGNWLKSSKGRIDARLESEAKKREQEKNENLENKGKNERKSRKRSKVDPILSEDDSYDEEDS
- the LOC116417562 gene encoding uncharacterized protein LOC116417562 isoform X2, which produces MPTDCRVGSSLPTKMDDENCFNDQGTWYVVVFAENGEEKESVEAIPDFWILNNGEDAMWPPWTNDRKTIRAIASRKSPEDSWSICKLKKVYRDSVCDTYGEAAKKAEFAEDTSDLNGEYEKLVDPKNRKNLKRRALESSDDNGDDELETSSRKNIKQDEISTPFSTIASLHDVPTPPKQMLIDTQQKDNVEDIKQEEDNAHEPAQESDEDEQESKKQADAEVDKKANESEKQGHVGAGVHNFLSALDAVSEEDDMSQAAHDDTGPSNKPTEQSAGSNSDIESNVDHNENSRKKKKWTVPKKNNGTLIFPITPSKEFQSHLVKVKKIQQSNVNIEKLKLSISDRKNESTDRGSTASSARDNVNLKNPAPITSASTIINDDVQAPKGNNEGDKQDYATLGVGGFSSALDVLSNDPNLSKNQSTFSDVNDGQEVDFSEDEQRKDYSSRYSLNQRKKQSSGSNLKKKNANGNPVPRTSASTTISKDSNTNSKEKTPSKKIAAFDKSGILTVAQINSLSDRDLIVHSILLMQTILTNQIRKKVNEGTKTTRFEEKTNELFDIGILIKEKFPLRSKAQFDVFNNHLKTDNEFRMRFKKYFESLGENDGAAIARNILRLIITDNVGVLYSLKGQLEKERFDDKPFYHILEAAAMKCTVKNKVKDIRTAVGNWLKSSKGRIDARLESEAKKREQEKNENLENKGKNERKSRKRSKVDPILSEDDSYDEEDS
- the LOC116417562 gene encoding uncharacterized protein LOC116417562 isoform X6 — encoded protein: MLIDTQQKDNVEDIKQEEDNAHEPAQESDEDEQESKKQADAEVDKKANESEKQGHVGAGVHNFLSALDAVSEEDDMSQAAHDDTGPSNKPTEQSAGSNSDIESNVDHNENSRKKKKWTVPKKNNGTLIFPITPSKEFQSHLVKVKKIQQSNVNIEKLKLSISDRKNESTDRGSTASSARDNVNLKNPAPITSASTIINDDVQAPKGNNEGDKQDYATLGVGGFSSALDVLSNDPNLSKNQSTFSDVNDGQEVDFSEDEQRKDYSSRYSLNQRKKQSSGSNLKKKNANGNPVPRTSASTTISKDSNTNSKEKTPSKKIAAFDKSGILTVAQINSLSDRDLIVHSILLMQTILTNQIRKKVNEGTKTTRFEEKTNELFDIGILIKEKFPLRSKAQFDVFNNHLKTDNEFRMRFKKYFESLGENDGAAIARNILRLIITDNVGVLYSLKGQLEKERFDDKPFYHILEAAAMKCTVKNKVKDIRTAVGNWLKSSKGRIDARLESEAKKREQEKNENLENKGKNERKSRKRSKVDPILSEDDSYDEEDS
- the LOC116417562 gene encoding uncharacterized protein LOC116417562 isoform X8 translates to MLIDTQQKDNVEDIKQEEDNAHEPAQESDEDEQESKKQDAEVDKKANESEKQGHVGAGVHNFLSALDAVSEEDDMSQAAHDDTGPSNKPTEQSAGSNSDIESNVDHNENSRKKKKWTVPKKNNGTLIFPITPSKEFQSHLVKVKKIQQSNVNIEKLKLSISDRKNESTDRGSTASSARDNVNLKNPAPITSASTIINDDVQAPKGNNEGDKQDYATLGVGGFSSALDVLSNDPNLSKNQSTFSDVNDGQEVDFSEDEQRKDYSSRYSLNQRKKQSSGSNLKKKNANGNPVPRTSASTTISKDSNTNSKEKTPSKKIAAFDKSGILTVAQINSLSDRDLIVHSILLMQTILTNQIRKKVNEGTKTTRFEEKTNELFDIGILIKEKFPLRSKAQFDVFNNHLKTDNEFRMRFKKYFESLGENDGAAIARNILRLIITDNVGVLYSLKGQLEKERFDDKPFYHILEAAAMKCTVKNKVKDIRTAVGNWLKSSKGRIDARLESEAKKREQEKNENLENKGKNERKSRKRSKVDPILSEDDSYDEEDS
- the LOC100123681 gene encoding transcriptional adapter 1 encodes the protein MTTSKDLNVARKALVVSLGENSKVYFDKMKLWFQMKTTKEEFDKEARSIMSEDQVHLHNEFLLCLFNKVRGLVVSAPPRITKVNSAQSNAQNLKEKRLRLKRKYKSDKSNFEPADVYAEVLSQASSPVGDEPIGANRSSAQELVLPDRTFVLARLMLAAWENNMDGAEDNTAHIIIAATQVFLKNILTAMITRRKGFRIRDESFIYNIGETVPSSWKRNTSSIIREEKFTNPTIVVEPAGQMPNPKMCIEDAEQATAFALACSTQTLVSVPPCISIADLQQTLKIQKNLVNNHTVYATNKERLFTYNTHSTREDLEAQKLLT
- the LOC116417562 gene encoding uncharacterized protein LOC116417562 isoform X7, which translates into the protein MLIDTQQKDNVEDIKQEEDNAHEPAQESDEDEQESKKQDAEVDKKANESEKQGHVGAGVHNFLSALDAVSEEDDMSQAAHDDTGPSNKPTEQSAGSNSDIESNVDHNENSRKKKKWTVPKKNNAGTLIFPITPSKEFQSHLVKVKKIQQSNVNIEKLKLSISDRKNESTDRGSTASSARDNVNLKNPAPITSASTIINDDVQAPKGNNEGDKQDYATLGVGGFSSALDVLSNDPNLSKNQSTFSDVNDGQEVDFSEDEQRKDYSSRYSLNQRKKQSSGSNLKKKNANGNPVPRTSASTTISKDSNTNSKEKTPSKKIAAFDKSGILTVAQINSLSDRDLIVHSILLMQTILTNQIRKKVNEGTKTTRFEEKTNELFDIGILIKEKFPLRSKAQFDVFNNHLKTDNEFRMRFKKYFESLGENDGAAIARNILRLIITDNVGVLYSLKGQLEKERFDDKPFYHILEAAAMKCTVKNKVKDIRTAVGNWLKSSKGRIDARLESEAKKREQEKNENLENKGKNERKSRKRSKVDPILSEDDSYDEEDS
- the LOC116417562 gene encoding uncharacterized protein LOC116417562 isoform X1 — translated: MPTDCRVGSSLPTKMDDENCFNDQGTWYVVVFAENGEEKESVEAIPDFWILNNGEDAMWPPWTNDRKTIRAIASRKSPEDSWSICKLKKVYRDSVCDTYGEAAKKAEFAEDTSDLNGEYEKLVDPKNRKNLKRRALESSDDNGDDELETSSRKNIKQDEISTPFSTIASLHDVPTPPKQMLIDTQQKDNVEDIKQEEDNAHEPAQESDEDEQESKKQADAEVDKKANESEKQGHVGAGVHNFLSALDAVSEEDDMSQAAHDDTGPSNKPTEQSAGSNSDIESNVDHNENSRKKKKWTVPKKNNAGTLIFPITPSKEFQSHLVKVKKIQQSNVNIEKLKLSISDRKNESTDRGSTASSARDNVNLKNPAPITSASTIINDDVQAPKGNNEGDKQDYATLGVGGFSSALDVLSNDPNLSKNQSTFSDVNDGQEVDFSEDEQRKDYSSRYSLNQRKKQSSGSNLKKKNANGNPVPRTSASTTISKDSNTNSKEKTPSKKIAAFDKSGILTVAQINSLSDRDLIVHSILLMQTILTNQIRKKVNEGTKTTRFEEKTNELFDIGILIKEKFPLRSKAQFDVFNNHLKTDNEFRMRFKKYFESLGENDGAAIARNILRLIITDNVGVLYSLKGQLEKERFDDKPFYHILEAAAMKCTVKNKVKDIRTAVGNWLKSSKGRIDARLESEAKKREQEKNENLENKGKNERKSRKRSKVDPILSEDDSYDEEDS
- the LOC116417562 gene encoding uncharacterized protein LOC116417562 isoform X5, with the translated sequence MLIDTQQKDNVEDIKQEEDNAHEPAQESDEDEQESKKQADAEVDKKANESEKQGHVGAGVHNFLSALDAVSEEDDMSQAAHDDTGPSNKPTEQSAGSNSDIESNVDHNENSRKKKKWTVPKKNNAGTLIFPITPSKEFQSHLVKVKKIQQSNVNIEKLKLSISDRKNESTDRGSTASSARDNVNLKNPAPITSASTIINDDVQAPKGNNEGDKQDYATLGVGGFSSALDVLSNDPNLSKNQSTFSDVNDGQEVDFSEDEQRKDYSSRYSLNQRKKQSSGSNLKKKNANGNPVPRTSASTTISKDSNTNSKEKTPSKKIAAFDKSGILTVAQINSLSDRDLIVHSILLMQTILTNQIRKKVNEGTKTTRFEEKTNELFDIGILIKEKFPLRSKAQFDVFNNHLKTDNEFRMRFKKYFESLGENDGAAIARNILRLIITDNVGVLYSLKGQLEKERFDDKPFYHILEAAAMKCTVKNKVKDIRTAVGNWLKSSKGRIDARLESEAKKREQEKNENLENKGKNERKSRKRSKVDPILSEDDSYDEEDS